The Acinetobacter pittii genome contains a region encoding:
- the acnB gene encoding bifunctional aconitate hydratase 2/2-methylisocitrate dehydratase, producing the protein MLEAYRQHVEERAALGVPPKPLDDAQTAQLVELLKNPPAGEEAFLVDLLENRVPAGVDQAAYVKAAFLAAIAKGEATSPLVSKERAVYLLGTMLGGYNVAPLVELLDNAELAGLAAEALKKTLLVFDAFHDVADKAKAGNAAAKAVLQSWAEAEWFTSRPDVPEEIKITVFKVTGETNTDDLSPAQDAWSRPDIPLHANAMLKNERDGINPEKPGEVGPLSQIKELIAKGNQVAYVGDVVGTGSSRKSATNSVLWFFGDELPHIPNKKDGGVCLGSKIAPIFFNTMEDAGALPVEIDVANMNMGDEVVLKIDHAAAKVTAFKDGVQISEADLKTPVLLDEVRAGGRINLIIGRGLTAKAREELGLAPSTLFRTPVQPADTGKGFTQAQKMVGRACGLPEGQGIRPGTYCEPKMTTVGSQDTTGPMTRDELKDLACLGFSSDLVMQSFCHTAAYPKPVDVTTHHTLPDFIMNRGGVSLRPGDGIIHSWLNRMLLPDTVGTGGDSHTRFPIGISFPAGSGLVAFAAATGVMPLDMPESVLVKFKGKMQPGITLRDLVHAIPYYAIQAGDLTVEKKGKKNIFSGRILEIDLSEMENDLTVEQAFELSDASAERSAAGCSITLSEEKVAEYLRSNITMLKWMIAEGYGDARTLARRAENMQKWLDNPSLLKADADAEYLKVYEIDLADIKEPILCCPNDPDDAKLLSDVQGDKIDEVFIGSCMTNIGHFRAAGQLLDKVPGGSLSTRLWLAPPTRMDEHQLMEEGLYNIYGRAGARTEMPGCSLCMGNQARVAPNTTCVSTSTRNFPNRLGQGANVYLASAELASVAAVLGKLPSPEEYQQYASQIDSASADIYKYLNFDKMSEYTKEADQVDTKKIQAAQLT; encoded by the coding sequence GTGCTAGAAGCTTACCGCCAACACGTTGAAGAACGTGCCGCACTCGGAGTCCCACCGAAGCCACTTGATGACGCTCAAACAGCTCAGCTTGTTGAATTACTAAAAAATCCACCAGCAGGCGAAGAAGCGTTCTTGGTTGATTTGCTTGAAAACCGTGTTCCTGCAGGTGTTGACCAAGCAGCTTACGTAAAGGCAGCGTTCTTGGCAGCGATTGCAAAAGGCGAAGCAACTTCACCACTCGTTTCTAAAGAACGTGCAGTTTACTTACTCGGTACTATGTTAGGTGGTTATAACGTAGCACCACTTGTTGAACTTCTTGACAATGCTGAACTTGCAGGCTTAGCTGCTGAAGCATTAAAGAAAACTCTTCTTGTATTTGATGCATTCCATGACGTAGCAGATAAAGCAAAAGCTGGTAATGCAGCTGCTAAAGCTGTTTTACAATCTTGGGCTGAAGCAGAATGGTTCACTAGCCGTCCTGACGTCCCAGAAGAAATCAAAATCACTGTGTTCAAAGTAACTGGTGAAACAAACACTGATGACTTGTCTCCAGCTCAAGATGCTTGGAGCCGTCCAGACATTCCATTACACGCAAATGCAATGTTGAAAAATGAGCGTGATGGTATCAACCCTGAAAAACCAGGTGAAGTTGGTCCATTAAGCCAAATTAAAGAACTTATCGCGAAAGGCAATCAAGTTGCTTACGTAGGTGACGTTGTTGGTACAGGTTCAAGCCGTAAATCTGCAACTAACTCTGTTCTTTGGTTCTTTGGTGATGAACTTCCACACATTCCAAACAAAAAAGACGGTGGTGTGTGCTTAGGTTCTAAGATCGCTCCAATTTTCTTCAACACTATGGAAGATGCAGGTGCATTACCTGTAGAAATCGACGTTGCTAACATGAACATGGGCGACGAAGTAGTATTGAAAATTGACCATGCTGCTGCAAAAGTAACTGCTTTTAAAGATGGCGTACAAATCTCTGAAGCAGATCTTAAAACTCCAGTACTTTTAGACGAAGTACGTGCGGGTGGTCGTATTAACTTGATCATTGGTCGTGGTTTAACCGCTAAAGCACGTGAAGAACTAGGTCTTGCACCTTCTACATTGTTCCGTACTCCAGTACAACCTGCTGACACTGGCAAAGGCTTTACACAAGCTCAAAAAATGGTTGGCCGCGCATGTGGTTTACCAGAAGGTCAAGGTATCCGTCCAGGAACTTACTGTGAACCTAAAATGACTACAGTTGGTTCTCAAGATACGACAGGTCCAATGACTCGTGACGAGTTAAAAGACTTAGCATGCTTGGGCTTCTCATCTGACTTAGTGATGCAGTCTTTCTGTCACACTGCTGCGTATCCAAAACCAGTTGACGTAACAACTCACCATACATTACCTGACTTCATCATGAACCGTGGTGGTGTATCTTTACGTCCAGGTGACGGTATTATCCACTCTTGGTTAAACCGTATGTTACTTCCAGATACAGTAGGTACTGGTGGTGACTCACATACTCGTTTCCCAATCGGTATTTCATTCCCAGCGGGTTCTGGTCTTGTTGCGTTCGCAGCAGCAACTGGTGTTATGCCACTTGATATGCCTGAATCTGTACTTGTTAAGTTCAAAGGTAAAATGCAACCTGGTATCACTTTACGTGACCTTGTACATGCAATTCCTTACTATGCAATTCAAGCGGGTGATTTAACTGTAGAGAAGAAAGGTAAGAAAAATATCTTCTCTGGTCGTATCCTTGAGATCGATTTATCAGAAATGGAAAATGACTTGACTGTTGAACAAGCATTCGAACTTTCTGATGCGTCAGCTGAACGTTCTGCTGCAGGCTGTTCAATCACACTTTCTGAAGAGAAAGTTGCTGAATACCTACGTTCTAACATCACTATGTTGAAGTGGATGATTGCAGAAGGTTATGGTGATGCACGTACACTTGCTCGTCGTGCTGAAAACATGCAGAAGTGGTTAGATAACCCAAGCTTGTTAAAAGCTGATGCTGATGCTGAATACTTAAAAGTTTACGAAATCGATCTAGCTGACATCAAAGAACCAATTCTTTGCTGCCCGAACGATCCAGATGACGCGAAACTTCTTTCTGACGTTCAAGGCGACAAGATTGATGAAGTATTCATCGGTTCTTGTATGACGAACATCGGTCACTTCCGTGCAGCTGGTCAGTTACTTGACAAAGTACCTGGTGGTTCATTGTCTACTCGTTTATGGTTGGCTCCACCAACTCGTATGGACGAGCACCAATTAATGGAAGAAGGCTTGTATAACATCTATGGCCGTGCTGGTGCACGTACAGAGATGCCGGGCTGCTCATTATGTATGGGTAACCAAGCACGTGTAGCGCCGAACACAACTTGTGTATCGACTTCTACTCGTAACTTCCCGAACCGTTTAGGTCAAGGTGCAAACGTTTACTTAGCATCTGCTGAGCTTGCATCTGTAGCTGCGGTACTTGGTAAATTACCAAGCCCAGAAGAATATCAACAGTATGCGTCACAAATCGACAGCGCTTCTGCTGACATCTACAAATACTTAAACTTCGATAAGATGAGCGAATATACTAAAGAAGCTGATCAAGTTGATACTAAAAAAATCCAAGCTGCTCAATTGACTTAA
- a CDS encoding ion transporter, whose protein sequence is MQNSALKGLRKFFYNNLHNHDYETTVSKCINYFLVVLIVGNVAAVLLETVNDLYTSYRIWFDYFENISIAIFSIEYLLRLWSIADRDTTQSAWKTRLNWMKSGEAIIDLMAILPAYLNFFVRIDLRMLRILRLLRLLKLTRYFISLQILLCVIKREKGSFQAVIFILIIMIIMTASGIYVVENKAQPEAFSSIPKSMWWAVVTLTTVGYGDVTPVTSLGKLLGALITILGVGIAALPAGILASGLANELNQRNQRLEQEFRELLQARGIDILHDEIEIERVRQKVGLPKEQAHNLIIQIMREKVLDEEESIREKKCYCPHCGGKLTD, encoded by the coding sequence ATGCAAAATTCAGCTTTGAAGGGATTGCGTAAGTTTTTCTACAATAATCTTCATAACCATGACTATGAAACTACGGTAAGTAAATGCATTAACTATTTTTTAGTTGTTTTAATTGTTGGCAATGTCGCTGCGGTTTTATTGGAAACGGTAAATGATCTGTACACAAGTTATCGTATTTGGTTTGACTACTTTGAAAATATCTCAATCGCAATTTTTAGTATCGAATATTTATTAAGATTGTGGAGTATTGCTGATCGAGATACGACCCAATCCGCATGGAAAACCCGCTTGAACTGGATGAAAAGCGGTGAAGCTATAATTGATTTGATGGCAATTTTACCGGCTTACCTAAATTTCTTTGTACGAATCGATCTTCGTATGCTTAGGATCTTACGTTTACTGCGTTTATTAAAATTAACACGCTATTTCATCTCGCTACAGATATTGTTATGCGTAATTAAACGTGAGAAGGGATCTTTTCAAGCCGTTATCTTTATTTTAATTATCATGATTATTATGACTGCTTCTGGAATTTACGTAGTTGAAAATAAGGCTCAGCCAGAAGCTTTTAGTTCAATACCTAAATCTATGTGGTGGGCGGTGGTTACTTTAACTACAGTGGGCTATGGTGATGTTACTCCGGTAACTAGCCTAGGAAAGTTATTAGGAGCGCTTATTACTATTTTGGGTGTGGGTATTGCGGCATTACCGGCTGGTATTTTGGCGTCTGGACTCGCAAATGAGCTTAATCAACGGAATCAGAGACTAGAGCAAGAGTTTCGTGAGTTACTTCAAGCACGAGGTATTGATATTTTACATGATGAAATTGAAATAGAACGAGTTCGTCAAAAAGTAGGACTGCCAAAAGAGCAAGCGCATAACCTGATTATTCAAATTATGCGTGAAAAAGTATTAGATGAAGAAGAGTCCATTCGTGAGAAAAAATGTTATTGTCCACACTGTGGAGGAAAGCTAACTGATTAG
- a CDS encoding MFS transporter, translated as MASPQSPLSTLQHYSLFLAIFSLAVGGFCIGTTEFVAMGLIQEIANNLNITVPEAGHFISAYALGVVIGAPIIAILGAKVPRKTLLLGLMLFYGVANACTALAHTPETVLISRFIAGLPHGAYFGVGALVAAELAGPSKRASAVAQMMMGLTVATVIGVPLATWLGQNFGWRAGFEFSATIAFVTLIAVGFFVPNIPVQATASIKTELAGLKNINMWLTLAVGAIGFGGMFSVYSYVSPILTEYTQVNIQIVPIALAIWGIGMVIGGLAAGWFADKNLNKTIVGVLISSAIAFVVASFLMSNIYTAIASLFLIGLTVMGLGGALQTRLMDVAGDAQTLAASLNHSAFNMANALGAFLGGWVLSHQMGWIAPIWVGFVLSLGGLIILLIAFAVEKASKKA; from the coding sequence ATGGCGTCCCCGCAATCTCCTCTTTCCACACTTCAACATTACTCTCTCTTTTTAGCAATTTTCTCACTCGCTGTAGGTGGTTTTTGTATTGGAACCACTGAATTTGTCGCAATGGGACTGATTCAGGAAATTGCAAATAATTTAAATATTACAGTACCTGAAGCTGGTCACTTTATTAGTGCCTATGCATTGGGTGTAGTTATTGGTGCTCCTATCATCGCTATTCTCGGAGCCAAAGTTCCGAGAAAAACTTTATTACTCGGCTTAATGCTTTTTTATGGTGTTGCTAATGCGTGTACTGCTTTAGCTCATACCCCTGAAACTGTTTTAATCTCACGTTTTATTGCAGGTTTACCACACGGAGCATATTTTGGAGTCGGAGCCTTAGTTGCCGCTGAACTAGCGGGTCCATCAAAAAGAGCTTCTGCAGTTGCCCAAATGATGATGGGACTTACTGTCGCAACTGTAATTGGTGTTCCCCTCGCAACATGGTTAGGCCAAAACTTTGGTTGGAGAGCAGGTTTTGAGTTTTCAGCAACTATTGCTTTCGTCACTTTAATTGCTGTTGGCTTCTTTGTACCCAATATTCCAGTTCAGGCTACTGCCAGTATCAAAACTGAATTAGCTGGCCTTAAAAATATCAACATGTGGTTAACACTAGCAGTAGGCGCCATCGGTTTTGGAGGCATGTTTTCAGTTTATAGCTATGTTTCACCAATTTTGACTGAATACACACAAGTTAATATCCAAATCGTTCCTATCGCCTTGGCTATTTGGGGTATTGGTATGGTTATTGGAGGATTAGCGGCAGGATGGTTTGCAGATAAAAACCTCAACAAAACGATTGTAGGTGTATTAATTAGCTCAGCTATCGCTTTTGTAGTCGCTAGTTTTTTAATGAGTAATATCTATACTGCCATCGCATCTTTATTTTTAATTGGTCTCACAGTAATGGGACTAGGTGGAGCTTTGCAAACCCGTCTAATGGATGTTGCAGGCGACGCCCAAACATTAGCAGCATCACTCAACCACTCTGCCTTTAATATGGCCAATGCATTGGGTGCATTTTTAGGTGGATGGGTACTCAGCCATCAAATGGGTTGGATCGCTCCAATCTGGGTGGGTTTTGTTTTAAGCCTTGGCGGTCTGATTATTTTGCTTATCGCATTTGCAGTAGAAAAAGCCAGTAAGAAAGCTTAA
- a CDS encoding DUF4198 domain-containing protein, whose protein sequence is MNRFLMTSLVLICTTGFAHEPYVAPVAYKTEQTQVPVIAGYAEEALNSEYALKDAKLTVITPKNELKTVNSEALHKSVTVFDVDLSEEGTYIVQTQASYPLKYVYDQKEWHLFVDMPADKAPPKAEREYLIPTDLKTKTIKTEQVTREWILQSYLSKGKVSDIQLPNTPIKVSFSLHPNQIKAAQPVKLAITEKGQPLAYAEVNLREKGATDKQVQHFKAEKNGQVELRFPKAGEYLVEVTAPLNLKVKPTKQSYTIISLNVLAQ, encoded by the coding sequence ATGAATAGATTTCTAATGACGTCACTTGTATTGATATGTACAACAGGCTTTGCTCACGAACCTTATGTAGCTCCTGTAGCTTATAAAACTGAACAGACTCAAGTGCCCGTAATTGCTGGTTATGCGGAAGAAGCATTAAATAGTGAATATGCTTTAAAGGATGCTAAGCTTACTGTAATTACACCTAAAAATGAGCTTAAAACTGTCAACTCAGAAGCTTTACATAAGTCTGTAACTGTGTTTGATGTAGATCTATCTGAAGAAGGGACCTACATTGTTCAAACCCAGGCGAGTTATCCTTTAAAATATGTATATGACCAAAAAGAATGGCATCTCTTTGTTGATATGCCAGCTGATAAAGCTCCACCGAAAGCAGAACGTGAATATTTGATTCCGACTGACCTTAAAACAAAAACAATTAAAACAGAGCAAGTAACACGTGAGTGGATATTGCAGAGTTATCTTTCTAAGGGAAAAGTTTCAGATATTCAGCTTCCTAATACACCGATTAAAGTTAGTTTCTCTTTACATCCAAACCAAATTAAAGCTGCTCAACCAGTTAAATTAGCTATAACTGAAAAGGGCCAGCCTTTAGCTTATGCTGAAGTTAATTTAAGAGAAAAGGGTGCGACTGACAAACAAGTACAGCACTTTAAGGCAGAAAAGAATGGTCAGGTTGAGCTTAGATTTCCAAAAGCTGGAGAGTACCTAGTAGAAGTAACAGCTCCCCTAAACTTGAAAGTAAAACCTACAAAACAGAGTTATACGATTATTAGTTTAAATGTATTAGCACAATAG